One Nostoc punctiforme PCC 73102 DNA window includes the following coding sequences:
- a CDS encoding Hsp20/alpha crystallin family protein, producing MPLVRWNPFRDSERLEPFRDTESWEPFREIDTLQRQMNRLFDRLMPTTNGGERSGFIFSPAAELEETDDAIRLRLEVPGLEAKDINVEATPESISITGERKTETKSEENGITRSEFRYGKFQRVIPLPSQIQNDKVQAEYKNGILQLTLPKAESEKHKAVKVNLG from the coding sequence ATGCCACTGGTGCGTTGGAACCCATTCCGGGATAGTGAACGTTTAGAACCATTTCGGGATACTGAATCTTGGGAACCATTCCGAGAAATCGACACCTTGCAGAGGCAAATGAATCGTTTATTTGACAGATTGATGCCAACTACTAATGGTGGTGAGAGGTCTGGATTTATATTTAGTCCTGCTGCTGAACTAGAAGAAACTGATGATGCAATTCGCTTGAGACTAGAAGTACCTGGTCTAGAAGCAAAAGATATCAATGTAGAAGCAACTCCCGAATCAATTTCGATTACCGGTGAGCGTAAAACTGAAACCAAGAGTGAAGAAAACGGTATTACTCGGTCTGAGTTCCGTTATGGGAAATTTCAGAGGGTAATCCCCTTACCTTCCCAAATTCAAAATGACAAAGTGCAAGCTGAGTACAAAAATGGTATTCTCCAGTTAACTTTGCCGAAAGCGGAATCAGAAAAACACAAAGCCGTCAAAGTCAATCTTGGTTAA
- a CDS encoding energy transducer TonB encodes MSFSGITVEQRSKEVEALKSFLTYSLIGSLALHIGVLSSGIGNYLTRVPKEEDEAIELAIVDSPAVEAEKPLEKIPEEPKKEPEVVQKQSIETPQVQKPVQELIERSTIQPVQQPQQTIQNPQPVQQQPQQTTQNPQPVNREIAPKPFVPVTTVAPQSGGGGGGGGSGVGLGSGSGIAVGTSSGTGAGGGTGTGSGGGIGSGTGTGVGSGIGSGTGNQTENRPPVATAPTAPTPPKINSSGNGNGRAACRECNAKYPEAARQRGVEGRVEVAVDTDAQGNVTNVRVARSSGNRDLDEETVRQARDWKLKPAEGGRQGVSIATEFAIQGSRRSRQVQERKRQREAQERTQQTTAANSTNSTEEAPKRRRRELTPPSSNEVRATRPAISGFSRRLEPQTAESTPTNSSSGASTTRTQGTARESLRRIRREQTANDSSQKPQPTANRRRRRDNANQNKLRDSLRRLRQQPQSQPTAPPATSQE; translated from the coding sequence ATGAGTTTTTCTGGCATTACTGTCGAGCAACGTTCCAAAGAAGTTGAGGCTCTCAAGTCTTTTCTGACTTACAGTCTGATAGGTTCACTGGCGCTGCATATCGGCGTATTGTCATCAGGCATAGGTAATTATTTGACGAGAGTGCCTAAAGAAGAAGATGAAGCGATAGAGTTAGCGATCGTCGATTCTCCGGCTGTGGAAGCAGAAAAACCGCTTGAAAAAATTCCAGAAGAACCCAAAAAAGAACCTGAAGTTGTTCAAAAACAATCTATAGAAACTCCACAAGTACAAAAACCAGTACAAGAATTGATTGAAAGATCGACAATTCAACCAGTTCAACAACCGCAACAAACTATTCAAAACCCACAGCCAGTTCAACAACAACCACAACAAACAACTCAAAACCCACAGCCAGTAAATAGGGAAATTGCTCCCAAACCATTCGTCCCTGTGACAACTGTTGCTCCTCAGAGTGGTGGTGGTGGTGGCGGTGGCGGCTCTGGTGTTGGTTTAGGCTCAGGTAGTGGTATTGCTGTAGGTACAAGCAGCGGTACTGGCGCTGGTGGAGGAACTGGCACTGGCTCTGGTGGTGGCATTGGCAGTGGTACTGGCACTGGTGTTGGCTCAGGAATTGGCTCAGGTACTGGTAATCAAACAGAAAATCGTCCGCCAGTAGCAACAGCGCCAACAGCACCAACACCTCCAAAAATTAACAGTTCAGGTAATGGTAATGGTCGTGCAGCCTGCCGCGAATGTAATGCCAAATATCCAGAAGCTGCAAGGCAGCGAGGAGTTGAAGGCAGAGTAGAAGTAGCTGTCGATACTGATGCACAAGGCAATGTTACCAATGTTCGGGTTGCTCGCTCCAGTGGAAACCGCGATTTGGATGAAGAAACTGTAAGACAGGCGCGTGACTGGAAATTAAAACCCGCAGAAGGTGGTAGACAAGGGGTATCAATAGCCACTGAATTTGCCATACAAGGTTCACGGCGATCGCGCCAAGTTCAAGAACGGAAAAGACAAAGAGAAGCACAAGAGAGAACCCAACAGACAACGGCTGCTAACTCCACAAATTCCACAGAAGAAGCTCCAAAACGTAGACGCAGAGAGTTGACACCACCTTCATCTAATGAAGTTAGAGCTACAAGACCAGCAATATCTGGATTTAGTAGACGATTGGAACCTCAAACAGCGGAAAGTACTCCTACCAACTCATCATCTGGAGCTAGCACAACTCGCACTCAAGGAACTGCTAGAGAGTCTTTACGCCGCATCCGGCGTGAGCAAACAGCTAACGATTCATCACAAAAGCCACAACCAACCGCAAATAGGCGGCGGCGAAGAGATAACGCTAACCAGAATAAATTGCGGGACTCGTTGCGCCGTTTACGCCAACAACCTCAATCGCAACCTACTGCACCGCCTGCTACAAGTCAGGAGTAG